One window of the Nitrospirota bacterium genome contains the following:
- the queA gene encoding tRNA preQ1(34) S-adenosylmethionine ribosyltransferase-isomerase QueA produces MNLSDYDYPFDPSLIAQYPESKRDDSRLLVLNRTDGTAGHRKFSNVIESLRHGDVLVLNNTRVIPCRVTGEKEGTGGRVELLFLKKLDENSWEAMSNRKLRPGTGIRFSDYCRCEVSGVAKNHYIVKFAHPSELKRLFSEIGQMPVPPYIRRESCEEDRERYQTVYALEDGAIAAPTAGLHFTRELMQALTNHGVSVVYITLHVGIGTFRPVKSEYITDHQMENEWFKVSEEAAEHIRQTKEKGGRVIAVGTTSVRALEQASIDGVLKPAEGETGLFIYPGYKFNIVDAMITNFHLPRSTLFMLVTAFAGRENILNAYAVAVEKKYRFYSYGDAMLII; encoded by the coding sequence ATTAATCTGAGTGATTACGATTATCCGTTTGACCCTTCATTGATTGCCCAGTATCCGGAATCAAAGCGGGATGATTCCCGCCTTCTTGTCCTGAACAGGACTGACGGGACTGCCGGACACAGGAAATTCAGCAATGTAATTGAAAGCCTGAGGCATGGCGACGTCCTTGTACTGAATAATACCCGGGTGATTCCCTGCAGGGTGACTGGTGAAAAGGAAGGCACAGGCGGCCGCGTCGAGCTGTTGTTTTTGAAGAAACTTGATGAAAACAGCTGGGAAGCCATGTCAAACAGGAAATTAAGGCCAGGGACAGGGATAAGATTTTCTGATTATTGCCGGTGCGAGGTATCAGGTGTGGCAAAGAATCATTATATCGTGAAGTTTGCTCATCCGTCGGAGCTGAAGAGATTGTTTTCAGAGATAGGGCAAATGCCTGTTCCGCCATACATCAGGAGGGAATCATGTGAAGAAGACAGGGAGCGTTATCAGACTGTGTATGCACTGGAAGACGGGGCTATTGCAGCCCCGACAGCAGGACTGCACTTTACCCGGGAGCTCATGCAGGCATTGACAAATCATGGGGTCTCTGTTGTTTACATTACTCTTCATGTCGGCATAGGTACGTTCAGGCCTGTCAAATCAGAGTATATAACGGATCACCAGATGGAGAATGAATGGTTTAAGGTTTCTGAAGAGGCTGCGGAGCATATAAGGCAGACTAAGGAAAAGGGAGGGCGTGTCATAGCAGTGGGTACGACTTCCGTCAGGGCGCTTGAACAGGCTTCAATAGATGGAGTGTTAAAGCCTGCAGAAGGTGAAACAGGGCTTTTTATTTATCCTGGTTACAAGTTTAATATTGTTGATGCAATGATAACAAACTTTCATCTCCCGAGATCTACATTATTTATGCTTGTTACAGCATTTGCAGGCAGGGAGAATATATTGAACGCCTATGCTGTGGCTGTTGAGAAGAAGTACAGATTCTATAGTTACGGCGATGCAATGTTAATCATCTGA
- a CDS encoding YifB family Mg chelatase-like AAA ATPase, with protein sequence MLARVLSSIITGVDASIVEVEADLVYGLPLFTIVGLPDTAVRESRERVRSALRNAGFKLPPKKITVNLAPADQKKEGALYDLPVAIAILCAEGHVRSEAIKDLMFIGELSLYGRTKPVKGALSIAIAAKNAGLKGLFLPGDNVEEAAIIGGIDIYGVDTLQQVIGLLACNVLPEPHRRGCRLPSVISASYDTDMSEVKGQEHAKRALEVAAAGGHNVLMIGPPGSGKSMLAKRLSTILPDISFDETIETTRIHSLAGVLNQDEPVMKYRPFRYTHHTISYAGIAGGGSIPRPGEISLAHNGVLFLDEMPEYRRDVLEVLRQPMEDRCITISRAGSTVKYPARFMLVGAMNPCPCGYFSTADRDCVCSPIQIKRYRSRISGPLLDRIDIHVNLPPLSAREIRTDCSGETSAEIRKRVNMARECQRTRYNGEKGIYCSADMKESHVNRYCRINAESGRLIEHSMERLGISVRGYVKILKVARTIADLDLREDILTQDVAEAIGYRMLDRNIV encoded by the coding sequence ATGCTGGCGCGGGTATTGAGCAGTATTATCACAGGGGTGGACGCTTCAATCGTTGAGGTTGAGGCAGACCTTGTTTACGGACTTCCTCTTTTTACTATAGTAGGCCTGCCTGATACCGCTGTGCGGGAGAGCAGGGAGCGGGTTAGGTCTGCACTTAGAAATGCCGGTTTTAAACTTCCCCCAAAAAAGATAACGGTGAACCTTGCTCCTGCAGATCAGAAAAAGGAAGGGGCGCTGTATGATTTACCTGTAGCAATAGCTATCCTGTGTGCAGAGGGACATGTCAGGAGTGAGGCAATTAAAGACCTTATGTTTATAGGAGAGTTGTCTCTGTATGGCCGTACAAAGCCTGTAAAGGGTGCCCTGTCTATCGCCATAGCCGCAAAGAATGCCGGACTGAAGGGGTTGTTTCTACCAGGAGATAATGTGGAAGAGGCTGCAATTATCGGCGGTATAGATATCTACGGGGTTGACACGCTGCAACAGGTTATCGGGTTGCTTGCCTGCAATGTGCTGCCGGAACCTCATCGAAGAGGCTGTCGTCTTCCATCGGTAATAAGCGCCTCATATGACACAGATATGTCGGAGGTAAAGGGACAGGAACATGCCAAGAGGGCGTTAGAGGTTGCGGCAGCAGGCGGGCACAATGTATTGATGATTGGTCCTCCCGGCTCAGGCAAGAGTATGCTTGCAAAAAGACTATCAACAATTCTTCCGGATATCAGCTTTGATGAGACGATAGAGACGACCAGAATTCACAGTCTTGCCGGAGTATTAAATCAGGATGAGCCGGTCATGAAATATCGGCCGTTCAGATACACACATCATACTATTTCCTATGCAGGTATTGCAGGCGGTGGAAGCATCCCAAGGCCAGGAGAGATCAGCCTTGCCCATAACGGAGTCCTGTTTCTGGATGAGATGCCAGAATACAGGCGGGATGTCCTCGAGGTACTGAGACAACCCATGGAGGATAGATGTATTACAATCTCGAGGGCCGGAAGCACTGTAAAATATCCGGCAAGGTTTATGCTTGTAGGCGCCATGAATCCCTGTCCGTGCGGTTACTTTTCAACGGCTGACAGGGACTGCGTGTGTTCACCAATCCAGATAAAGAGATACCGAAGCCGGATATCGGGTCCATTGCTGGACCGTATTGATATACATGTGAATCTTCCGCCTTTATCTGCAAGGGAAATCAGGACTGACTGCAGCGGAGAAACTTCTGCAGAAATCAGAAAGCGTGTCAATATGGCAAGAGAGTGCCAGAGGACAAGATACAACGGCGAGAAAGGCATATACTGCAGCGCTGACATGAAGGAATCGCATGTCAACAGGTACTGCCGTATTAATGCGGAATCAGGCAGACTGATTGAGCATTCAATGGAAAGGCTGGGAATCAGCGTCAGAGGTTATGTCAAGATTTTAAAGGTTGCAAGAACTATCGCAGATCTCGATTTGAGAGAGGACATATTGACACAGGATGTGGCTGAGGCGATAGGGTATAGAATGTTGGACAGGAATATAGTATGA
- the gap gene encoding type I glyceraldehyde-3-phosphate dehydrogenase: protein MSVKIGINGFGRIGRNFFRIVFNNPEIEIAAINDLTDAKTLAHLLKYDSVFGILNADVYAKENSLMVNGREIKILAERDPLKLPWGDLGVDVVVESTGLFTKREDAEKHLKGGAKKVIISAPAKNPDVTIVLGVNDNKYNSKSHKIISNASCTTNCLAPIAKVLLNSFGIRRGLMTTIHSYTNDQKLLDLPHKDLRRARAAAVSLIPTSTGAARAISLVLPELEGRLDGMAVRVPTPNVSMVDLVVETEKDTDEAKVNSALKKAAAGKLKGYLEYTESPLVSIDFKGNDHSSIVDGTLTRVLDKRMVKVIAWYDNEWGYSTRIKDLILFMSRKGIK, encoded by the coding sequence ATGTCTGTAAAAATTGGTATTAACGGCTTTGGCAGGATAGGTAGGAACTTCTTTCGTATTGTATTCAACAATCCTGAGATTGAGATTGCGGCAATTAATGATCTTACAGATGCAAAAACTCTTGCACACCTGCTGAAATACGATTCAGTATTCGGAATCTTGAATGCAGATGTGTACGCAAAAGAGAACAGTCTTATGGTAAACGGCAGGGAGATAAAGATACTGGCAGAGAGAGACCCGCTGAAGCTGCCCTGGGGAGACCTTGGAGTTGACGTAGTAGTTGAGTCAACAGGCCTGTTTACGAAGAGGGAGGATGCAGAAAAGCACCTGAAGGGCGGAGCGAAAAAGGTTATTATATCAGCACCTGCAAAAAATCCGGATGTAACTATAGTTTTAGGGGTAAATGACAATAAGTATAATTCGAAGAGTCACAAAATTATTTCCAATGCCTCATGTACGACGAATTGCCTTGCGCCTATAGCAAAAGTCCTCCTGAATAGCTTCGGCATCAGGCGCGGACTTATGACTACCATACACTCATATACAAACGACCAGAAGCTGCTTGACCTGCCGCATAAGGACCTTCGGAGGGCACGGGCAGCGGCAGTCTCATTGATTCCTACCTCAACAGGTGCGGCAAGGGCCATTTCCCTGGTTCTGCCGGAATTGGAGGGCAGACTCGATGGAATGGCGGTGAGGGTTCCGACTCCAAATGTTTCCATGGTGGACCTGGTTGTTGAAACAGAGAAAGACACAGATGAGGCGAAGGTAAATTCTGCGCTGAAAAAGGCTGCTGCAGGCAAACTGAAGGGATATCTTGAATATACTGAATCCCCACTTGTCTCAATAGACTTTAAGGGCAATGACCATTCGTCCATTGTAGACGGGACTCTTACAAGGGTTCTTGACAAGAGGATGGTAAAAGTTATTGCCTGGTATGACAACGAATGGGGATACTCCACAAGAATTAAGGACCTTATTCTTTTTATGAGCAGGAAAGGCATTAAATGA
- a CDS encoding SPOR domain-containing protein gives MTAVFLIMILILAGSVYFLRKKPGGVNVDLKPGNIYTKVKDQEQNTDAEEGTNDFTFYKVLNSKEGDVIPFKVEPSKPDADRNKYKEPPVDKKTEEIDSEILKKIETRDNEGIIYTVQIAALKQEKAANEIAGLIMSKGFAPYVIRDDKSASIPIFKVRIGKFLSIVDANEVASVLKREGFATYVIKTSKND, from the coding sequence ATGACAGCCGTTTTCCTGATAATGATTTTGATCCTTGCCGGAAGTGTGTATTTTCTCCGTAAAAAGCCGGGAGGTGTTAATGTTGATTTAAAGCCGGGCAATATCTACACGAAAGTTAAGGATCAGGAGCAAAATACTGATGCGGAAGAAGGCACCAATGATTTTACATTTTATAAAGTACTCAACAGCAAGGAGGGTGATGTAATTCCGTTTAAAGTTGAACCGTCGAAACCTGATGCGGATCGTAATAAATACAAAGAACCTCCGGTTGATAAAAAAACTGAAGAGATAGACAGCGAGATATTAAAAAAGATAGAGACAAGGGATAATGAGGGTATAATTTATACGGTTCAGATAGCTGCGCTGAAACAGGAAAAGGCTGCTAATGAGATTGCAGGTCTAATCATGTCAAAAGGCTTTGCCCCGTATGTAATCAGGGATGACAAATCAGCGAGTATTCCCATATTTAAGGTGAGAATCGGAAAGTTCCTGTCAATAGTGGATGCAAATGAGGTTGCTTCAGTCCTGAAAAGAGAAGGGTTTGCTACCTACGTAATAAAAACTTCCAAAAATGATTAA
- a CDS encoding cysteine desulfurase, translated as MNRIYLDNAASTPTRPEVIDAMQPFFKNCFGNPSSGHFFGKETANAINEARSRIAQMIGARDEEIIFLSGGTESDNLAIFGTAYANRDKGRHIITTKIEHSAVLEPCRFLEREGWKVTYLPVTGDGFVDPDDVRAAISDDTILISVMHANNEIGTIQPLKEIGLIAKKFDVYFHTDAVQTFSHIPAKVDDYLADLLSFSSHKFYGPKGAGGLYVRKGTAISPHLYGGTQEFRLRGGTENVPGIVGMGKAAQMSMLEMDAQISYITSLRDKLMKSLLEIEGVRLNGHEKQRLPNNINIVVDYVDSEAMIINLDFKGIAVSSGGACISAMKGPSHVLTAIGLSYEEARSSLRITLGKDNTEEELGYFLDVFKDVVNNLRDMSPVFQGRRPGNN; from the coding sequence ATGAACAGGATATATCTTGATAATGCAGCGAGCACACCTACGAGGCCTGAAGTTATAGATGCCATGCAGCCTTTTTTTAAAAACTGTTTTGGTAATCCGTCGAGTGGTCACTTTTTTGGCAAGGAAACTGCTAATGCTATAAATGAGGCACGTTCAAGAATTGCCCAGATGATTGGCGCAAGGGATGAAGAGATTATTTTTCTGAGCGGGGGGACAGAGTCTGATAATCTTGCAATATTCGGTACAGCATATGCCAACAGGGATAAGGGAAGGCATATTATAACTACAAAGATCGAACATAGCGCAGTTCTTGAACCATGCAGATTCCTTGAACGGGAAGGCTGGAAGGTTACTTATCTTCCTGTTACAGGAGATGGATTTGTGGACCCTGATGATGTTCGGGCCGCAATATCAGATGACACCATACTTATATCCGTAATGCATGCAAACAATGAGATAGGCACTATTCAGCCATTGAAGGAAATTGGTTTGATAGCAAAGAAATTTGATGTGTATTTTCACACTGATGCTGTTCAGACATTTTCACACATACCTGCAAAGGTGGATGATTATCTCGCTGACCTTCTGTCTTTTTCCAGTCATAAGTTTTACGGTCCAAAAGGTGCGGGCGGATTGTACGTGAGAAAGGGGACCGCTATATCACCTCATCTGTACGGCGGGACTCAGGAGTTCAGGCTTCGGGGCGGCACTGAGAATGTGCCTGGGATTGTCGGAATGGGGAAGGCTGCACAGATGTCCATGCTTGAGATGGATGCACAGATCAGTTACATTACTTCGCTTAGGGATAAATTGATGAAGTCACTCCTCGAGATAGAGGGCGTAAGGTTAAATGGCCATGAAAAGCAGCGCCTGCCGAACAACATCAATATTGTTGTTGACTATGTTGACAGCGAGGCTATGATCATTAATCTTGACTTCAAGGGTATAGCCGTATCATCAGGGGGTGCATGCATATCTGCAATGAAGGGCCCCTCCCATGTACTTACTGCCATAGGGTTATCCTATGAAGAGGCGAGATCTTCCCTGCGAATAACGCTGGGTAAGGATAATACTGAAGAAGAGCTGGGTTATTTCCTTGATGTATTTAAGGATGTGGTGAATAATCTCCGGGACATGTCTCCTGTATTTCAGGGCAGGCGTCCAGGAAACAATTAG
- a CDS encoding PBP1A family penicillin-binding protein, with protein sequence MKRKRSLKVRLAVLFAAIILIAAGIAAGIGFFLVYRNLPRVESLREYRPSLVSRIYSDDNKIVGEFYVEKRVLVPFNAIPLYLKEAVVAVEDDAFYSHKGLDYKGILRAFWVNIISLDIKQGGSTITQQLARSLFLTPEQTILRKLKEAILARRIESILSKDQILEIYLNQIYLGRGAYGVQSASQIYFGKDVRYLTLSESALLAAIIRSPALYSPYLYPDRVKMRQKFVMKRMMEEGYINEEDYKKAYMQDIFLRKYEKQEEIAPYFNEYIRQYLVSVYGVEKVYKGGLNVYTTINYDLQKEATLAVKNGLRALDKRQGYRGPVVHKSPSEIKEWLEGRVGTVTQEDILPGDIVQGIVISVENSFATVRAGRLTGRIPVENMLWARKRLSGTGAKKVNYLSDDSTAKDILVAGDVVYVKVISIKDDNNVVFALDQEPVVEGALISIDPATGYVRAMVGGFDFKRSEFNRAVQSRRQPGSAFKPFVYGAAIDNDFTAATVLDDSPISYSIPGWDKDWTPENYDGKFYGPMTLRDALAYSRNVVTIKLAEKVGIDRVISFANRMGIRSNLERNLSLALGSSGVSLIELTSAYGVFANQGIRAEPTFIKYITDNNGRILERSAPVSEDVLSPQTAYIMTSMMEDVIQKGTGRRARGLGGSVAGKTGTTNNFTDAWFVGYTSSLATGTWVGFDDMRSIGHGEAGARAALPIWIEYMQTSINRLPPSYFPIPEDIMFVKIDPYNGLLASPYLTDFQVEIFRKGTEPNEVSRASGPRPGRYIIDDEPVD encoded by the coding sequence GTGAAACGTAAGCGAAGTCTTAAGGTCAGATTAGCTGTACTTTTTGCAGCAATTATTCTGATTGCAGCCGGTATTGCCGCCGGTATTGGATTTTTTCTTGTGTACAGGAATTTGCCGCGGGTTGAGTCTCTGAGGGAATACAGACCGAGCCTTGTCAGCCGCATATATTCAGATGACAATAAAATAGTTGGTGAATTCTATGTTGAAAAGCGTGTGCTGGTTCCATTCAACGCAATTCCCTTATACCTTAAGGAGGCGGTTGTTGCTGTTGAGGATGATGCCTTCTACTCACACAAGGGATTAGACTATAAAGGCATCCTGCGGGCTTTCTGGGTTAATATTATTTCCCTCGATATAAAACAGGGGGGGAGCACAATTACCCAACAGCTTGCCCGCTCGCTCTTTCTTACTCCTGAGCAGACTATATTGAGAAAGTTGAAAGAGGCCATTTTGGCCAGACGGATTGAGAGCATCCTTTCCAAGGACCAGATACTTGAGATATACCTTAATCAGATATACCTTGGGCGGGGGGCCTATGGTGTTCAGTCAGCCTCGCAAATTTATTTTGGCAAAGACGTAAGATACCTTACACTTTCAGAATCTGCCCTTCTGGCGGCAATAATACGTTCACCGGCGCTTTATTCTCCTTATCTTTATCCTGACAGGGTGAAGATGCGGCAGAAGTTCGTTATGAAAAGGATGATGGAAGAAGGTTATATTAATGAGGAAGATTACAAAAAGGCGTATATGCAGGACATATTCCTCAGGAAGTATGAAAAACAGGAGGAAATCGCGCCGTATTTTAATGAATATATAAGGCAGTATCTCGTGTCTGTGTATGGTGTTGAGAAGGTCTACAAGGGCGGTTTGAATGTTTATACCACGATAAACTATGATCTCCAGAAAGAGGCAACTTTAGCGGTAAAGAATGGTTTGAGGGCGCTTGACAAGAGGCAGGGCTACAGAGGGCCGGTAGTTCACAAATCACCCTCAGAGATTAAAGAATGGCTTGAAGGCCGTGTGGGGACTGTGACACAGGAAGACATTCTGCCTGGAGATATAGTACAAGGCATTGTTATTAGTGTTGAGAATAGCTTTGCCACTGTCAGGGCAGGAAGGCTTACTGGCCGTATTCCTGTCGAGAATATGCTGTGGGCAAGAAAGAGACTTTCAGGCACTGGTGCCAAAAAGGTGAATTATCTGAGCGATGATTCTACAGCTAAGGATATTCTGGTCGCAGGCGATGTTGTTTATGTCAAAGTGATTAGCATTAAAGACGACAACAACGTTGTTTTTGCCCTTGATCAGGAACCTGTAGTTGAAGGGGCTCTTATTTCCATTGACCCTGCAACAGGCTATGTCAGGGCCATGGTCGGTGGTTTTGATTTTAAACGAAGTGAGTTCAACAGGGCTGTCCAGTCGCGCAGGCAGCCTGGATCTGCTTTTAAACCTTTTGTATACGGTGCAGCTATTGATAATGATTTTACTGCAGCGACTGTGCTTGATGATTCCCCTATCAGTTACAGTATCCCGGGGTGGGATAAGGACTGGACACCTGAAAACTATGACGGTAAATTTTACGGTCCTATGACTTTAAGGGATGCACTTGCCTATTCAAGGAATGTCGTAACAATTAAACTGGCAGAGAAGGTTGGTATTGACAGGGTTATTAGTTTTGCAAACAGGATGGGAATCAGGAGCAATCTTGAGAGAAACCTGTCTCTTGCGCTTGGATCTTCCGGGGTTTCTCTGATTGAACTTACAAGCGCGTATGGGGTATTTGCGAATCAGGGTATCCGGGCAGAGCCCACGTTTATAAAGTATATTACTGATAATAATGGCAGGATTCTTGAGCGGTCTGCCCCGGTTTCAGAAGACGTCCTCTCGCCTCAGACAGCCTATATTATGACCAGTATGATGGAGGATGTAATACAGAAAGGAACAGGCAGACGCGCACGCGGGCTGGGAGGTTCTGTTGCCGGCAAGACAGGGACAACAAATAATTTTACTGATGCATGGTTTGTAGGTTATACATCAAGCCTGGCAACAGGCACATGGGTGGGTTTTGATGACATGAGGAGCATAGGTCATGGCGAGGCGGGTGCTCGTGCGGCATTACCGATATGGATTGAATATATGCAGACTTCCATAAACAGGCTGCCGCCATCCTATTTCCCCATTCCAGAGGACATAATGTTTGTAAAAATTGATCCATATAACGGTCTTTTAGCATCACCATACCTGACCGACTTTCAGGTTGAGATATTCCGGAAAGGGACAGAACCCAATGAAGTATCCAGGGCATCAGGTCCGCGTCCTGGAAGGTACATAATTGACGATGAACCCGTTGACTGA